A window of the Desulforapulum autotrophicum HRM2 genome harbors these coding sequences:
- a CDS encoding radical SAM family protein, giving the protein MTKSRDPATMNDIEIIPGNINILLIAPHGHDEDDKNTGKLVRHVAEQSGCYAIINEFYGRKAEASRRINLNNLPEIEKHLQDGFLKPLIAYKNEIIKANGNALIFWIHGAKNKSVEGDIQKGTDVNPDVVKVLVGYGQKTENNRYTAEPITANTLIEALTKNGLDAVAANPDKKVDVKKGIYSYCGHDITNMNQLFKNKEYLDPNVESVQLEFRMEGCRDNEKNIKSTAESIARAISSFVQPEIVVAPVKQVYPGDEQKKESALAKRMSDEDSRKNAIEVQDPIVSKAYDKLAQVFSKNYEQALMEAGQYIVRTFYGGEENIEDQQYNEKLEFSKEVIARARDKKSTKEETLNQLYEKIDKNRDANSPSRSKLYRAVNLIVQNQDLKKYLSSSTFSTLKKLSLSHKIYLLGIKELDRKQAFIKKIADEQLTIKQLQKAKQKSQSKDPTPVFLINHPEKLTDDKIQQVLSFDALKSQPPKKLQEIKEKVESRNKDVGEEIKRLAGLIEDHKGYLTKFDDIKVDVEKAIEFKKNAPQQPKKRASKIKVKQKSKDPKATGFQEWTKKENNVNVCTGCSNDCKYCYAKSMAYRFKQVEEGQWANEQIRQPEVDKKRKLYDGRVGFPTSHDITASNVDAYLKVLKNLLSLGNEILIVSKPNFDCIKRICEIGADYKDKILFRFTIGAMDDDILRFWDTNAPLYEERRKCLIYAHEKGFGTSVSMEPLLDASRVVEMATDSAPYVSDYIWIGKMNHLPRLKSKAEADNDQEMIRQIEKIELGQTKDKVLAIYDEFKAKPELLKKIKWKDSYKKVLGIDKAAEPGMDI; this is encoded by the coding sequence ATGACAAAATCGCGTGACCCCGCCACAATGAACGACATCGAGATTATTCCCGGCAACATCAACATCCTTCTGATTGCGCCTCATGGTCATGATGAAGATGACAAAAACACAGGCAAACTGGTACGCCATGTTGCTGAACAAAGCGGGTGCTATGCCATTATCAATGAATTTTATGGCAGAAAAGCTGAAGCTTCCAGACGAATTAACCTCAACAACCTGCCCGAGATAGAAAAACATCTACAAGATGGATTCCTAAAGCCCCTCATTGCCTATAAAAATGAGATAATTAAGGCCAATGGCAATGCTCTAATCTTCTGGATACACGGGGCTAAAAATAAGAGTGTTGAGGGAGACATCCAAAAAGGAACCGATGTTAATCCAGATGTTGTTAAAGTGCTGGTCGGCTATGGTCAGAAAACGGAGAACAACAGGTATACAGCCGAACCGATAACAGCAAACACCTTAATTGAAGCGCTGACTAAAAACGGGTTGGATGCTGTTGCAGCTAATCCTGATAAAAAGGTTGATGTGAAAAAAGGCATCTACAGCTACTGTGGGCATGACATAACCAACATGAACCAATTATTCAAAAATAAAGAATATCTGGACCCGAATGTTGAATCAGTTCAGTTAGAGTTCAGAATGGAAGGATGCCGTGATAATGAAAAGAATATAAAATCAACTGCCGAAAGTATTGCCCGTGCTATTTCCTCCTTTGTTCAACCTGAAATTGTAGTTGCGCCTGTCAAGCAGGTTTATCCTGGTGATGAACAGAAAAAAGAATCCGCTCTGGCTAAGCGAATGTCAGATGAAGACAGTCGAAAGAATGCCATTGAAGTTCAGGACCCGATAGTAAGCAAAGCATATGACAAGTTAGCCCAGGTCTTTTCCAAGAATTATGAGCAAGCTTTGATGGAGGCTGGACAGTACATTGTCAGGACATTCTATGGCGGTGAAGAGAACATTGAAGACCAGCAGTATAATGAGAAGTTGGAGTTCAGCAAAGAAGTCATCGCACGAGCCCGAGACAAAAAATCCACCAAAGAAGAAACCCTTAATCAACTCTATGAGAAGATAGACAAGAATAGGGATGCCAACTCTCCTTCCAGGTCGAAACTATATAGGGCTGTAAACTTGATTGTTCAAAATCAAGATTTGAAAAAATATTTATCTTCATCAACTTTCTCAACGTTGAAAAAGTTGTCATTAAGTCATAAAATTTATTTGCTGGGTATCAAGGAACTCGACAGGAAACAGGCTTTTATTAAGAAAATTGCCGATGAACAATTGACAATCAAACAGCTTCAAAAGGCTAAACAGAAATCACAATCTAAAGACCCAACACCGGTCTTCCTCATCAACCACCCTGAGAAACTGACAGACGACAAAATTCAACAAGTCCTCAGCTTTGATGCGCTAAAAAGTCAGCCTCCCAAAAAACTACAAGAAATCAAAGAAAAGGTAGAATCAAGGAATAAGGATGTTGGAGAAGAAATTAAACGATTGGCGGGTTTGATTGAGGACCATAAAGGATATCTTACAAAATTTGATGACATAAAGGTGGATGTCGAAAAAGCCATTGAGTTCAAAAAGAATGCCCCGCAGCAGCCGAAGAAAAGGGCATCAAAGATAAAAGTAAAGCAGAAATCAAAAGACCCCAAAGCAACAGGTTTCCAAGAATGGACCAAAAAAGAAAACAACGTCAATGTCTGTACGGGCTGTTCGAACGATTGCAAATACTGTTATGCCAAGTCAATGGCTTATCGTTTCAAGCAAGTTGAAGAAGGGCAATGGGCAAATGAACAAATCCGGCAACCTGAAGTTGATAAAAAACGTAAGCTGTATGACGGAAGGGTTGGCTTTCCTACCTCTCACGATATTACGGCAAGCAATGTGGATGCTTACCTAAAAGTTTTGAAAAACCTTCTGAGTCTCGGAAATGAAATCCTGATTGTGTCGAAACCGAACTTTGACTGTATCAAGCGAATTTGTGAAATTGGTGCTGATTACAAGGACAAGATTCTATTTCGGTTCACGATTGGTGCCATGGATGATGATATCCTGCGGTTTTGGGATACAAATGCGCCACTATATGAGGAACGAAGGAAATGCCTGATATACGCTCATGAAAAAGGGTTCGGGACATCTGTCAGTATGGAGCCTTTGCTTGATGCTTCGAGGGTGGTTGAAATGGCTACTGATTCAGCCCCCTATGTTTCTGATTACATCTGGATTGGCAAGATGAATCATCTTCCTCGGTTAAAATCCAAAGCAGAAGCAGATAATGACCAGGAAATGATTAGACAAATTGAAAAAATTGAACTGGGTCAGACAAAGGATAAAGTCCTGGCAATCTATGACGAGTTCAAAGCAAAACCAGAGTTGCTGAAAAAAATCAAGTGGAAGGACAGTTATAAAAAGGTCCTTGGAATTGATAAAGCTGCTGAACCAGGTATGGACATCTGA
- a CDS encoding sigma-54-dependent transcriptional regulator: MTKFVLIVDDEAHILTGFSTELKYNGIKNIITCDASSKVMEILDQNDVGMVFLDLMMPEISGREILARITEHHPHIPVVVVTASSDVDTAVACMRQGAHDFLSKPVEPGRLASVCRHTMEYAEMKFEINRLSTTLLDSERGISKAFDPIVTRNKAMESIFRYVESIASTSQPLFITGETGTGKDLIARAAHEISQRQGKFVKINAAGLDDAMFSDTLFGHAKGAYTGADSVRPGLVKKAGNGTLFLDEIGDLSVSSQVKLLGLIQDREYLRTGDDRTRYSDARIIAATNLDSKDLSNSKKFRRDLYFRLMTHHVHLPPLRNRPEDIAPLVNHFVQKACQTLDRDPPAVDNRIFKRLIVYPFPGNVRELEAMVFDGVSTCMGNTLDLQIFEHHMASAINGSTPGQTGSDLSPPASSLVDFSTFSILPTLKQACDLLVNEAIQRSGGNQAMAARMLGISRQALNRRIKQRAGPF; this comes from the coding sequence TTGACAAAATTTGTTCTTATTGTGGACGATGAGGCCCATATCCTGACCGGTTTTTCAACGGAACTCAAGTACAACGGCATCAAAAACATCATCACCTGCGATGCATCGTCAAAGGTCATGGAAATCCTGGACCAGAACGATGTGGGCATGGTCTTTCTCGACCTTATGATGCCGGAAATTTCAGGCCGGGAGATCCTTGCCCGGATAACCGAGCACCACCCCCACATACCCGTGGTGGTGGTCACGGCCTCAAGCGATGTTGACACGGCCGTTGCCTGCATGAGACAGGGCGCCCATGATTTCTTGTCAAAACCCGTGGAACCCGGGCGGCTCGCCTCGGTGTGCCGGCACACCATGGAATATGCTGAAATGAAATTTGAGATAAACCGCCTCAGCACCACCCTCCTTGACAGTGAAAGGGGAATCTCAAAAGCCTTTGATCCCATTGTCACCCGCAACAAGGCAATGGAATCCATATTCAGGTATGTGGAGTCCATTGCCTCCACCTCCCAGCCTTTGTTCATCACCGGTGAAACCGGTACGGGCAAGGACCTGATTGCCAGGGCCGCCCATGAAATCAGCCAGCGCCAGGGCAAGTTTGTCAAAATCAATGCAGCAGGACTTGACGACGCCATGTTTTCCGACACCCTGTTCGGCCATGCAAAGGGCGCCTACACAGGGGCAGACAGTGTACGGCCCGGGCTTGTGAAAAAGGCGGGCAACGGCACCCTGTTCCTTGACGAAATAGGGGATCTTTCAGTCTCCTCCCAGGTTAAACTTCTGGGCCTTATCCAGGACCGGGAATACCTCAGAACCGGCGACGACCGGACCCGGTACTCAGATGCCAGGATCATTGCGGCAACCAACCTTGACTCGAAAGATCTGAGCAACAGCAAAAAATTCAGGCGGGATCTTTACTTCAGGCTCATGACCCACCACGTCCACCTGCCGCCCCTGAGAAATCGACCCGAAGACATTGCCCCCCTGGTCAATCATTTTGTTCAAAAAGCCTGCCAGACCCTGGATCGCGACCCACCGGCCGTGGATAATCGTATTTTTAAACGGCTCATTGTCTACCCGTTTCCAGGAAACGTCAGGGAGCTTGAGGCCATGGTGTTTGATGGGGTGTCAACCTGCATGGGCAACACCCTTGACCTGCAAATTTTTGAACACCACATGGCATCGGCCATCAATGGGTCCACACCCGGACAAACGGGTTCAGACCTGTCACCCCCGGCCTCTTCCCTGGTAGACTTTTCCACATTTTCGATCCTGCCCACCCTGAAACAGGCCTGCGACCTGCTGGTAAACGAGGCCATTCAAAGATCTGGAGGCAACCAGGCCATGGCGGCCAGAATGCTTGGCATCTCGCGCCAGGCCTTGAACAGGCGCATCAAACAACGGGCCGGGCCCTTTTAG
- a CDS encoding tetratricopeptide repeat protein, with product MKLFTTGRTFLGLSLICILTVSCLFSCSNDKKNTQNHFNAAVAYLAENKLKEAEIEFRNVIQKEPSNDEAYLKLSEVYRKLEKPKNELVALINATTINPDNMDAQFRLGQVFILGRQTKKARETAQNILAKQPENTKALHLLATAQVQERNIDAAIKTLDKAISIEPGNAHLYAFLGFLFYYDKNDFEKSEAAYLKAISIDNSIDEPYEELLAIYKDKKMFEKAESLLVYLTNTPKNHIPKLSKLADFYASRNQLKKAEKIYLQAVQESNKKDYLPLYNLGTFYVRTKNYKSAVNSFNKVLSIKNDPDIRSDLANVYFELKEFEKAKEQATIILKKESNHSNARLLLSKLLIEKKEYSKALASLEDLIAIDNSVVPAYYLKALCLVEEDLKDLPAQDLKMAASGTLSIEIWKRRMAIQSLKQAIELSPEHFMARLLLADLYIKDNDLNLADKQITYVLQLMPENFRALYMFGNLKIMEKEWKTAEKIFYQIVDLYPKFSPAYVKLGLIYNLTNKPSKAIEDFKKALTLEPMNMEALRYLITTYMSSNQRELSIKTLSTHFKHPDLTPRAKGYIYFLLGKIAVSDKSIDQAKQYFNKSIKTYGKTTPSYEALAKLAEIENNNFMAIKYYELILSYDSRYFPAYMNLSRLYQSKNDTNKAKEYLTTALEMKDDLPTAANDLAYILAEEGNELQKALHLAQIAESQTPNDPNILDTLGWVYYKQRAYDLAIFKLTESIKLNPDSAFSHLHIGWAYYDTGRYEKAREHMKIALKLNPNIKGAREARNIIGE from the coding sequence ATGAAATTATTTACCACTGGAAGAACTTTCTTAGGTCTGTCTTTAATCTGCATTCTGACCGTTTCATGCCTGTTCTCATGTTCAAACGATAAAAAAAACACTCAAAATCATTTTAATGCTGCGGTGGCTTATCTTGCAGAAAACAAATTAAAAGAAGCCGAAATCGAATTTAGAAATGTCATACAAAAAGAGCCGAGCAATGATGAAGCTTACCTCAAGTTGAGTGAGGTATACAGAAAGCTGGAAAAACCGAAGAATGAGCTTGTGGCACTGATTAATGCAACGACCATCAATCCAGATAACATGGATGCACAATTCAGACTCGGGCAGGTGTTTATTTTAGGCAGGCAGACCAAAAAAGCTCGAGAAACGGCGCAAAACATACTGGCAAAACAACCGGAAAATACTAAAGCGCTTCACCTATTGGCAACCGCACAGGTTCAGGAAAGAAACATTGATGCTGCTATCAAAACATTAGATAAAGCAATTAGCATAGAACCTGGCAACGCCCATCTCTACGCGTTCCTCGGATTTTTATTCTATTATGACAAAAATGATTTTGAAAAGTCTGAAGCCGCCTACTTAAAGGCCATCTCGATTGACAATTCCATTGATGAGCCCTATGAGGAACTGCTTGCCATTTATAAAGACAAAAAAATGTTTGAGAAAGCCGAAAGTCTGCTGGTTTATTTAACAAATACACCAAAAAATCATATCCCAAAACTTTCAAAACTGGCTGACTTTTATGCGTCCCGGAATCAGCTAAAAAAAGCAGAAAAAATTTACTTACAAGCCGTACAAGAATCAAACAAAAAAGATTATCTCCCTCTATATAACCTTGGAACATTTTATGTTCGAACCAAAAATTACAAATCCGCTGTAAATTCTTTTAACAAGGTTTTATCAATAAAGAATGACCCGGACATTCGATCTGATCTGGCAAATGTTTATTTTGAACTTAAGGAGTTTGAAAAAGCAAAAGAACAAGCCACCATAATATTAAAAAAAGAATCCAATCATTCCAATGCCAGGTTATTATTAAGCAAACTTTTAATCGAAAAAAAAGAGTACTCAAAGGCACTGGCGAGCCTTGAAGACCTCATCGCCATTGATAATAGTGTTGTTCCCGCCTATTATCTTAAAGCCCTCTGCCTTGTTGAGGAAGATCTTAAGGACCTGCCGGCCCAAGATCTCAAAATGGCTGCATCAGGAACTTTAAGCATTGAAATCTGGAAACGACGCATGGCAATACAAAGCCTTAAACAAGCGATTGAACTTTCACCAGAACATTTCATGGCAAGACTGCTACTGGCAGATTTATATATAAAAGACAATGATCTCAATTTAGCTGACAAACAAATTACCTACGTTTTACAGCTTATGCCTGAAAATTTTAGAGCGCTTTATATGTTTGGCAATTTAAAAATAATGGAAAAAGAATGGAAAACAGCTGAAAAGATATTTTATCAAATTGTTGACCTGTATCCGAAATTTTCACCAGCATATGTAAAACTTGGATTGATATATAATTTAACCAATAAACCATCAAAAGCCATCGAAGACTTCAAAAAAGCACTAACGTTGGAACCGATGAATATGGAAGCGCTCCGCTATCTTATAACCACTTATATGAGTAGCAACCAGCGAGAACTCAGCATCAAAACATTGAGCACTCATTTCAAACATCCTGATCTGACTCCAAGGGCAAAAGGATATATTTATTTCTTATTAGGTAAAATCGCTGTTTCAGACAAATCGATTGATCAGGCAAAGCAATACTTTAATAAGTCCATTAAAACCTATGGAAAGACAACGCCCTCTTACGAAGCCCTGGCAAAATTAGCTGAAATCGAAAACAATAATTTTATGGCCATAAAATATTATGAACTCATTCTTTCCTATGATTCCAGATATTTTCCGGCTTACATGAATTTGAGCCGACTCTATCAATCAAAAAACGATACGAACAAAGCAAAAGAATACCTGACAACTGCTTTAGAAATGAAGGATGATTTACCAACGGCAGCAAATGATCTTGCCTACATCCTGGCCGAAGAAGGCAACGAGTTACAAAAAGCCCTTCACCTGGCACAAATTGCGGAATCACAGACCCCCAACGATCCCAATATCCTGGATACCCTGGGATGGGTTTACTACAAACAAAGAGCGTATGATCTGGCAATTTTCAAACTAACGGAAAGTATTAAACTCAATCCTGACAGCGCCTTTTCACATCTCCATATAGGGTGGGCATATTACGATACTGGCCGATATGAAAAAGCAAGGGAACACATGAAGATCGCCTTGAAATTAAATCCAAACATCAAAGGCGCACGCGAGGCCCGAAATATCATTGGTGAATAA
- a CDS encoding type I restriction endonuclease subunit R, giving the protein MTSQTPEYLQSELPAIQLFQKLGYTYLDGSTNEERSSIREVILESRLKGAIKRLNPWLNENNVNNAFKEITSVVATSLMEANETIHKLLSCQEYTPKQIVDGKETYKGVSFIDFENIDNNEFLVVNQMKFRGLEKNSIPDIVVFINGMPLAVIECKSPKALGAETEAIGDLQHYQIQSEKLFKYNQVCVGIYKHGGRYGAIGAREEHYQVFKVKDTTALQAILGHEPTPQDILLYSIFKKEYFLDLIRNFVIYQVSEGSKIKILPRYQQIRATNKTIKRLQDENKGGVVWHTQGSGKSITMLYLATKLRREESGFKNPTIIIMTDRTDLDDQISNTFRRCGFPNPIQATSVRHLKQLLQDDYGKTITTTIHKFQETDEDGNIIKVSNEEIEVVSEKENLFVMVDEAHRSQYGFLAGFMRQALKNAKFIAFTGTPIDTEQKSTLGKFYGGGYLDIYNIKQSVEDGATLPILYEDGIPELYVEKELLEKQFEYYFEKETDEKKAKLKQEATSLKKYMSGKQRIKRIAEHIIDHYKNKIYPDGYKGMVVCYNRPSAIAYKKAFDKLKAAGKHGFSSRVVMSFAPKKDPDEYFKLATPDTEVKQAIEDFKLPFGDDTQLNKAGKKQFNNDALMIVSDMLLTGYDVPVAMVMYLDKPLKAHNLLQAIARVNRTRGAKAAGLIVDYCGIANHLVDAMKIFSGDLEPADVMVNISAEITRLRLRHNCLVAFFQDMGIDRKKNRQDYIDRAVHHLEPIDIRDTFKDLLKRFNKSLNIILPDEAALEYKDDFTLYNQIRLEASNAYMDKTLQISKDESKKLQSLIDEHLRAKGITSLLDEPVSIIDVEKFQQEIDKTLNPKSKELKRTNRLKHKITVELEKNPDFYQPLSDKLEALIKARRENRITQLELFAEYDKIQEKILNKNKEAENLGFQTEREFAVFKTMETQMGWEAKGITQNLFTALEGELSITDWHHKNDVVKAVRVKIKDGLRGKVDAKELPKLAVSLVDLIKRN; this is encoded by the coding sequence ATGACATCACAAACTCCAGAATATCTCCAATCTGAACTCCCTGCCATCCAGTTGTTTCAGAAGCTTGGCTACACCTATCTTGACGGGTCGACCAACGAAGAGCGTTCATCCATCAGAGAAGTCATCCTGGAATCCCGCCTTAAAGGTGCCATCAAGCGCCTTAATCCCTGGCTGAACGAGAATAACGTCAATAACGCATTCAAGGAAATCACCTCTGTTGTTGCCACATCCCTGATGGAGGCAAACGAGACCATCCACAAACTCCTGTCCTGCCAGGAATACACCCCAAAGCAAATCGTAGACGGCAAAGAAACATACAAGGGCGTGTCTTTCATCGATTTTGAAAACATCGACAACAACGAATTTTTGGTGGTCAATCAGATGAAGTTTAGGGGGCTGGAAAAGAACTCCATCCCCGACATCGTGGTGTTCATCAATGGGATGCCTCTGGCTGTCATCGAATGTAAATCTCCCAAGGCATTGGGCGCTGAAACAGAAGCCATTGGGGACCTCCAACATTATCAAATCCAGAGTGAGAAACTTTTCAAGTACAATCAGGTTTGCGTCGGGATTTACAAACACGGCGGCAGGTACGGTGCCATAGGTGCCAGGGAAGAGCATTACCAGGTATTTAAGGTCAAGGACACCACAGCCCTTCAAGCCATCCTTGGGCATGAACCAACACCCCAGGACATTCTCCTATACAGCATCTTTAAAAAAGAATATTTCCTGGACCTGATACGGAATTTTGTCATCTATCAGGTGTCTGAGGGCTCCAAGATAAAAATACTCCCCAGGTATCAACAAATCAGGGCCACCAATAAGACCATCAAGCGCCTTCAAGATGAAAACAAGGGTGGTGTGGTCTGGCACACCCAGGGCAGCGGCAAGTCCATCACCATGCTTTACCTGGCAACCAAGCTGAGAAGGGAAGAAAGCGGTTTTAAGAATCCCACCATCATCATCATGACCGACCGCACGGACCTGGACGACCAGATTTCCAACACCTTCCGCAGATGTGGGTTTCCCAATCCCATTCAGGCGACCTCCGTCAGGCACCTCAAACAGCTGCTTCAAGATGATTACGGCAAGACCATTACCACGACCATCCACAAGTTCCAGGAAACGGATGAGGATGGCAACATCATCAAGGTCTCCAATGAAGAAATCGAGGTGGTGTCCGAGAAGGAGAACCTGTTTGTGATGGTAGATGAGGCCCACCGGAGCCAGTACGGGTTCCTGGCAGGTTTCATGCGTCAGGCTCTCAAAAACGCCAAGTTTATCGCCTTTACCGGCACCCCCATAGACACTGAGCAAAAATCAACCCTGGGCAAGTTCTATGGTGGCGGATACCTGGACATCTACAACATCAAGCAGTCAGTGGAGGACGGTGCCACCCTGCCCATCCTCTATGAGGACGGCATACCAGAACTGTACGTTGAAAAGGAGCTGTTGGAAAAGCAGTTCGAGTATTACTTTGAAAAGGAGACCGACGAAAAGAAAGCCAAGCTGAAACAGGAAGCAACCAGCTTGAAAAAATACATGAGCGGGAAGCAGCGTATTAAAAGGATAGCTGAGCACATCATCGACCATTACAAAAACAAGATTTATCCAGACGGGTATAAGGGAATGGTGGTTTGCTACAATCGACCGTCGGCCATTGCCTACAAAAAGGCATTTGATAAACTGAAAGCGGCAGGGAAACACGGATTTTCAAGCCGGGTGGTGATGAGCTTTGCCCCTAAGAAGGACCCTGATGAATATTTCAAATTGGCCACCCCTGACACCGAAGTAAAACAGGCAATAGAGGACTTTAAGTTGCCCTTTGGGGATGATACCCAGCTTAACAAAGCCGGTAAAAAACAGTTTAACAACGATGCTCTGATGATTGTTTCGGACATGCTCCTCACCGGGTATGACGTTCCCGTTGCCATGGTGATGTATCTGGACAAGCCCCTCAAAGCCCATAATCTGCTCCAAGCCATTGCCCGTGTCAATCGAACCAGGGGAGCCAAAGCAGCAGGTTTGATTGTCGATTACTGTGGCATAGCCAATCACCTGGTCGATGCCATGAAGATATTTTCCGGGGATTTAGAGCCAGCCGATGTAATGGTAAATATCAGCGCCGAAATTACCCGGCTTAGACTCCGGCATAACTGCCTGGTGGCATTCTTTCAGGATATGGGCATAGACCGTAAGAAGAACCGGCAAGATTACATTGACAGGGCCGTTCATCATCTGGAACCGATAGATATCCGTGATACCTTCAAGGACCTGCTCAAAAGGTTCAACAAATCTTTGAACATCATCCTCCCGGATGAAGCAGCCCTGGAATATAAAGACGACTTTACCCTGTACAATCAAATCCGGCTCGAAGCATCCAACGCCTACATGGACAAGACCCTCCAAATATCAAAGGATGAAAGCAAGAAATTACAGAGCCTCATTGACGAACATCTCCGGGCGAAGGGCATTACTTCCCTCCTGGATGAACCCGTATCTATCATAGATGTGGAGAAGTTCCAGCAGGAAATCGACAAAACCCTGAACCCGAAATCCAAGGAGCTGAAACGGACAAACCGGCTTAAACACAAAATTACAGTTGAGTTGGAGAAGAACCCGGATTTTTATCAACCCCTGTCTGATAAGCTGGAAGCCCTGATAAAGGCCCGCCGAGAAAACCGTATCACCCAGCTTGAACTGTTTGCGGAATACGACAAAATTCAGGAAAAAATCCTCAATAAGAACAAGGAAGCAGAGAACCTCGGTTTTCAAACCGAAAGAGAATTTGCTGTATTCAAGACAATGGAAACCCAAATGGGATGGGAAGCCAAAGGAATAACCCAAAATCTGTTCACTGCTCTTGAAGGGGAACTGTCCATAACCGACTGGCACCATAAAAATGATGTTGTCAAAGCAGTCAGGGTTAAGATAAAAGATGGACTTCGGGGCAAGGTGGATGCCAAGGAGCTTCCTAAGCTGGCCGTGTCCCTGGTAGATTTAATCAAAAGGAATTAA
- a CDS encoding M48 family metallopeptidase: MPVVKYGTREIYYSHITDNALKHAYITVDFYEGVILKSPAISQQKAEEVIYKKGKWVLDKLKLVERIPQGEIVSGSRLLYLGRRYYVKLVKNTGIRKATVAFNHSKFTITVNPDLPEREPAIREALEQFAREKAIIKIKPRIKKWTQTTGLIPADIKFRKVDKRWGSCTNANEVIINFDAVKLPFTLIDYIVVHELCHIKHKDHSKNFYQELAKFVPDWKELDQKISGMKL; encoded by the coding sequence GTGCCGGTTGTAAAATATGGAACCCGTGAAATCTATTACTCCCACATCACCGACAACGCTTTAAAACATGCCTATATAACCGTTGATTTTTACGAAGGGGTTATCCTTAAAAGCCCTGCCATCAGTCAACAAAAGGCTGAGGAAGTCATCTACAAGAAGGGGAAATGGGTACTCGACAAACTGAAACTGGTGGAACGTATCCCTCAAGGCGAGATTGTTTCCGGGTCAAGATTGCTATACCTTGGGCGGCGGTATTACGTGAAGCTTGTCAAGAATACCGGTATCCGGAAAGCCACGGTCGCCTTCAACCACAGCAAGTTCACCATTACCGTGAATCCAGACCTGCCTGAGAGGGAGCCAGCCATACGGGAAGCCCTTGAACAGTTTGCCCGTGAAAAAGCCATCATCAAAATTAAACCACGGATAAAGAAGTGGACCCAGACCACCGGACTGATACCGGCTGACATTAAGTTTCGTAAGGTGGACAAGCGCTGGGGGAGCTGTACCAATGCCAATGAAGTTATCATAAACTTTGATGCCGTCAAACTGCCCTTTACGCTGATTGATTACATCGTTGTTCACGAGCTCTGCCACATCAAGCACAAGGACCATTCCAAGAACTTTTACCAGGAACTTGCCAAGTTTGTCCCTGACTGGAAAGAACTGGACCAAAAGATAAGCGGGATGAAGCTTTGA
- a CDS encoding PEP-CTERM sorting domain-containing protein codes for MKTGKRQILKILSAIGLFGVFALLCFTNAYAATSYSVTQWDGDSYESRTTDTIYGDATHETTAWQALDTYNVDNEKTDEYGVFWSRDGGETWGHEDLYVGDTVTFQFNMHKDFIGTHYADHLKAWVDWDNDGTYDNTDQIAYLERKLTDNETVSTNPSTSYVTPVNPNFFTSQSFTIDSSNLDGFYLRARVTCSESLLYRYYKENSKSRFFSDDDQFEWNDRESTSWWTSYENMFAATGNYWQGEVEQWHIGVSLSHTPEPATMMLFGFGLLGIARIGRKRKQI; via the coding sequence ATGAAAACAGGAAAACGACAGATTTTGAAAATTCTATCTGCAATTGGGTTGTTCGGAGTTTTTGCGCTTCTGTGTTTTACGAATGCTTATGCTGCCACAAGTTATTCTGTTACTCAATGGGATGGGGATAGTTACGAGAGCAGAACTACTGATACTATTTATGGTGATGCAACACATGAGACTACTGCCTGGCAGGCACTTGACACTTATAATGTGGATAATGAAAAAACCGACGAATATGGTGTTTTTTGGAGCAGAGATGGTGGTGAAACTTGGGGTCATGAGGATTTATACGTAGGTGATACAGTAACTTTTCAATTCAATATGCATAAAGATTTTATTGGCACCCACTACGCAGACCATCTGAAGGCCTGGGTTGACTGGGATAATGATGGTACGTATGACAATACTGATCAAATTGCTTATTTAGAAAGAAAACTAACGGACAACGAAACTGTATCAACAAATCCATCTACATCATATGTTACTCCCGTTAATCCAAACTTTTTTACCTCGCAAAGTTTCACAATTGATTCTTCAAATCTTGATGGTTTTTATTTGAGAGCCAGAGTTACTTGCAGTGAATCATTGCTTTATAGATATTATAAGGAAAACAGTAAGTCGAGATTCTTTAGCGACGACGATCAATTTGAGTGGAATGATCGTGAATCTACGTCGTGGTGGACAAGCTACGAGAACATGTTTGCTGCAACCGGAAATTATTGGCAGGGCGAGGTAGAGCAATGGCATATTGGTGTTTCACTTAGTCATACTCCAGAACCTGCTACAATGATGCTGTTCGGATTTGGACTTTTGGGTATTGCAAGGATTGGCAGAAAAAGAAAACAAATATAA